A window of the Mucilaginibacter sp. cycad4 genome harbors these coding sequences:
- the phnE gene encoding phosphonate ABC transporter, permease protein PhnE, with protein MTGQATYSFKRYRKFVLPLIALIAVTEGAAIVCGATFDKLETGLIKGISFLQFLFPPDWAAFKDMIEPAFQSIIIALLGTIFGTILSVAFAMLAASNISHSWVRNMARFLIGLERSVPEIVILLLLIAAFGLGSMPGIVALSLGCIGMLGKLLADIIEEIDPVMIESMESLGANKLQIIWFGVMPQIIPSLISYSLFRFEINIRLSVILGAIGAGGIGYELDYSFSMLQYHRASTAMIVIVLMIFGTERLSYLLRKKFKVEGALQ; from the coding sequence ATGACCGGGCAGGCCACATACAGTTTTAAGCGGTACCGCAAATTTGTGCTCCCGCTGATAGCACTCATCGCCGTAACCGAAGGAGCAGCGATAGTTTGCGGCGCTACGTTTGATAAGCTGGAAACAGGTCTTATTAAAGGTATTTCCTTTTTGCAGTTTTTGTTTCCTCCTGATTGGGCTGCCTTTAAGGATATGATTGAGCCGGCCTTTCAATCCATTATCATTGCGCTGTTAGGTACTATATTCGGTACCATACTTTCAGTTGCATTTGCCATGCTGGCAGCTTCCAATATCTCGCACAGCTGGGTACGCAATATGGCCCGTTTCCTGATAGGGCTGGAGCGCTCGGTACCCGAAATAGTGATCCTGTTATTGCTGATAGCCGCTTTTGGTTTAGGCTCGATGCCGGGCATTGTGGCGTTATCATTAGGCTGTATTGGTATGCTGGGCAAATTATTAGCCGATATTATTGAAGAGATAGACCCGGTAATGATCGAATCGATGGAGTCATTAGGCGCCAATAAACTGCAGATCATCTGGTTTGGGGTAATGCCGCAAATTATACCCAGTCTTATTTCATATTCGCTGTTCAGGTTTGAGATCAATATCCGCTTATCGGTAATATTAGGAGCAATTGGTGCCGGCGGCATAGGTTATGAGCTTGATTATTCGTTCAGTATGCTGCAGTATCACCGGGCATCAACGGCTATGATCGTGATTGTACTCATGATCTTCGGTACCGAGCGGTTATCATACCTGTTAAGGAAAAAATTTAAAGTAGAGGGGGCATTGCAATGA
- the phnE gene encoding phosphonate ABC transporter, permease protein PhnE, which produces MSTVDITMPSKRYKQKATIFMVSAILISIACIYLNFNPIMFFTEFHYVRDLLGEMFMPNYQMLYENTSTGVSILQTLSMAFLGTLYGGLLAFVLAFLAASNTMPYKAVRIVTQVFVSMLRVIPALVVVLIFVIAVGPGSFSGVLTLVIVTIGSFGKLFTEIIENAESGPGEAIFSVGASRLQVIRYSIIPQIMPSFIANLLYAFDVNMRAAISLGIFGGGGIGFQLQMAKSVLHYKDVTALITIIIVLVILVEKLSDYLRKKILGEGKLR; this is translated from the coding sequence ATGAGTACGGTCGACATTACTATGCCTTCAAAAAGATATAAACAAAAGGCAACCATTTTTATGGTATCGGCTATTCTCATATCAATAGCCTGTATTTACCTGAACTTTAACCCCATAATGTTCTTTACGGAGTTTCATTATGTGCGTGATCTGCTTGGCGAAATGTTTATGCCCAATTACCAGATGCTGTATGAAAATACATCTACAGGCGTATCCATATTGCAAACGCTGTCCATGGCGTTTTTAGGTACATTGTATGGTGGCCTCCTGGCTTTTGTACTGGCCTTTTTAGCGGCATCCAACACTATGCCTTATAAAGCTGTGCGCATTGTAACGCAGGTGTTTGTATCTATGCTGCGGGTTATACCGGCATTGGTGGTAGTGCTTATATTCGTGATAGCAGTTGGGCCGGGATCCTTTTCGGGTGTGCTTACACTGGTTATTGTTACCATAGGGTCGTTTGGCAAACTTTTTACAGAAATTATTGAAAATGCGGAGAGCGGCCCGGGTGAAGCCATATTTTCGGTAGGGGCAAGCAGGCTACAGGTTATCCGGTATTCCATTATTCCTCAAATTATGCCTTCATTTATAGCAAACCTGCTGTATGCCTTTGATGTGAACATGCGTGCGGCAATTAGCCTGGGTATTTTTGGGGGTGGAGGTATTGGCTTTCAATTGCAGATGGCCAAAAGTGTGCTGCACTATAAAGACGTTACCGCGCTTATCACTATTATCATTGTACTGGTTATTTTAGTTGAAAAGCTTTCGGACTATTTGAGGAAGAAGATCTTGGGGGAAGGGAAGTTGAGGTGA